DNA from Rubripirellula lacrimiformis:
AAGACAAACCCATTGAAATCGACGAGGCTGACAGGGCGGCCGCGATGGAACTGCTTCGCGATCCAAAGCTCGTTGACCGAGTGTTAGCTGACTTCGACGCCTGTGGTGTCGTGGGCGAAGAAAACAACAAGCTTGTCGGTTACTTGGCCGCGACCAGTCGCAAGTTAAAAGCACCGCTGGCGGTGCTGATTCAATCCTCGTCCGCAGCGGGCAAGTCATCGTTGATGGAGGCGGTGCTGGCGTTCATGCCGCCCGAAGAAACGATTAAGTATTCGGCAATGACCGGGCAAAGTCTGTTCTACATGGGCGAAACCAACCTCAAGCATCGCATCTTGGCGATCGCCGAAGAGCAAGGCGTCGAGCAAGCCGCTTACGCGCTGAAGCTGTTGCAAAGCGAAGGGCAACTCAACATCGCGTCGACCGGCAAAGACCCTGGTACCGGTCGGATGGAAACACAAGAGTATCACGTCGAAGGCCCGGTGATGATCTTTCTCACAACGACCAGCGACCAAACCGACCCAGAACTAAAGAATCGTTGTGTGACGCTGGGTGTCTGTGAACACGCACAACACACCGAAGCGATCCACCGTCAACAGCGAGCACGGCGCACGCTTGGCGGTCGCCAAGTCGGGCACGAGCGCCAGGCGATTCGTTCGCTACATCAAAACGCGCAGCGCTGCCTGCGTCCGTTAACGGTCGTCAATAACTACGCTACGCAACTGACCTTCCGCAGCGACAAGACCAAGAGCCGCCGCGCCCACGATCATTACTTGACGCTGATTGAATCGGTCACGCTGCTGCACCAATACCAAAGAACAGAAGGCACGTTCACCAATGAAGCGGACGAGCCATGCACGTTCATTGAAACAACGCTCCAAGACATCGAACTGGCCAACCGGCTAGCTGATCACTTTCTAGAACGCTCGTTCGCCGAGCTTCCTGAACGCACGCAAATCCTGCTGGAACAACTCATCGTTGGGCTTCGCAATCTCTGCGAGTTCCAAGGCATCGACTTATGGGAACAACGCTTCTCGCGCAAGGACGTTCGTCGCTGGAGTACGTTCGGCGACACGCAGTTGAAAGAACACCTGGCCCGCCTCGTCGATTACGAATACCTCCGCGTTGAAGCGGGCGGCGGGAAGGGTCGCGTGATGGAATACACGTTGTCTTACGATCCCGACCACGATCAAACCACCTCGATCCACTCCGGCCTGATCGATGTGAAGCAACTGCGAAGCCCCGACAACCCACCTTCGACCCCCGACAACTCAGCCGAGAAGTCGGCAGAAGTCGGGGAGAAAACGGGAGAAGTCGCCCCGGACGAAAATGGATCGACTCGGCAAACGCCGCCACTTCCGCCAAGTAGTCGGGAAAACGACGAAAACGAACAAGCGGACGCCGCTTAGCTCGACAAATCGTAACCGCACTCAATCGTAAATCACTCACGGCTTCTGGTCCTTGGCAAAGGATCCGAAGCCGCTGTCGTTACTACCCGTCGCTTGTGTCTCTCTCCGCTTCCTTCCAAGGTGAAATGATGTCTCGTAAACGCAACCGAAAACCTGTTCCGCCCGTCGATGAAATCAAGTTCGGCTTCCAGCACTTCATCAACGTTCACATCGATGACCTTCGCGCCCGCAACTACTCCGAACTCACCATCGACAACCGCTCGAAGTACATCCGGCGGTTCGCGCTGTGGTGCATCGCTCGTGGGATCACGCAGCCCAACGAGATCACCAAACCGATCCTTGAACGGTTCCAACGTCACCTCTACCAGCACCGCACCGAGCAGGACAAACCGCTGTCGTTCCGATCGCAATACACGCATCTCTCCAGCCTGCGTGCGTGGTTCAAATGGCTGGCCCGTAAAAACTACTTGCTGTTCAATCCCGCCAGTGAACTTGATCTACCCAAGCTGGGCCATCGTCTTCCCAAAGCCGTTTTAACCGCGGGCGAGGCCGAGCAAGTCTTAGCCCAACCCAACATCGCCGAACCGCTTGGCATCCGCGACAGGGCCATCTTGGAAACGTTCTACAGCACCGGCATCCGTCGCGGCGAACTGGCGAACCTTCGCATCGACGACATCGACAGCGAGCGACGAACGATCATGATTCGAGAAGGCAAAGGCAAGCGAGACCGAATCATCCCGATCGGAAAACGAGCGTTGTCATGGATCACGGTCTACATCGAATCGGCGCGCGGCGAACTGCTCTGCAATCAAGCCGAACCGACGCTGTTCTTGACCAACGAAGGCGGGCCGATCAATCCCGACAGCCTTACCGAATACGTCCGCCGCTACATCGACCAAAGCGAAATCGGCAAACGTGGTTCATGTCACCTGTTCCGTCACACGATGGCCACGCTGATGCTCGAACACGGGGCCGACATCCGGTACATCCAAGCCATGCTCGGCCACGCAAAGTTAACGACGACTGAAATCTACACTCAAGTCAGCATCCGAAAGCTGCGTCAAATCCACGAGCTGACGCACCCGGCGGACCACGACCGAGAAGAACCAGACCCCGACGACTTGAAGGCCAACAGCGGCGACGACAACGACGCGGACGACTGAAATCAAAGCGCCCACGCCCGCGCCATCGCGCTCAACTTCTTCTCTTTAGCTGCTTTTAGCTGCTCGTTCCGCACTCGAACGGGCAGCTAAAGAAAAAACTTCTTGGGCTTCGTTCTCGCCCCCACCGTCGCGCCGCCGGTTACAATCGAGCTTGTGAAAACCGCATCTACGATCCGCCGCCGCACCTTCAAAAACCGCACTCGCGCACGCGCGAGGTGTTCAGGCGTCAACACGCGCCGAGCTTGCATCGAAACCACCGCAAAACGCACCACAAAACTGACTTGCATTTACGACGATCGCCGACGATTGGAGTCTTGCTCCAGAGACCCCATCGGGTACTTCGATGAGCTAGCAAGTCTGTATCTTTTTTGCAAACTGAATCCCGCGAGGTATGTCGACTGGTCTGGCAATTCGCCGCAACTCCCAGGCAAGGGGCTGAACGCCAATTCAAAGTGTGGCGAGAAGTTTGCGTGGAAGTCACCGAACTTGGATTTGGATAGCTACAGTGAGAAGCTCAAAAAGTTCCTGAACTGCATAGCTGGTTCTGACCCAGCCGACTTTAAGAAATTCAGGGATAAGGTTAAGACGTGCATGGGGACGTCTGGTCTCGGTGATATCGTTGACAAAGGCAGCGCTGCTGTAGATGCAATGTCGCACATGATTTGCTGCGAAATTGGCCAGAAGAACAAGACTCCTGGCCACGGCGATCCATGTTCATACGGGACTGAAGGAGGCTCTCCACCAGGGAAACCTCCGCGCAGACCGTGTTGGAAGCCCACAGATCCGGGCCGTCCACCACAGTTTTGCGGAGAATGTTGTAATTTTCGAGCATGCGTTCAAGGCATTAACAAAGTACTATCGAAGTCTTGGAAAGACTGGTTGGATCCTGGAACTGCACGGGATCACGGAATCTGCCGCGCAAAATGCAACGAAAATGGAAATGGCTAAGTCCTATGAACAGATCAGCCTATCTAGCTGTCAGCAGCTTGCTTGTGTTTTCATGTGTATCAATCAATGCTCAGGACACCACAATACGAAAATCGCATGGACCGCTTTCGTCGGAACTTGCGGAGTCGTGGCTTAATAGCTCTGTATCCCACGGGCTAACTGAATCGCAAATTTCGTCATTCGTCGATAGTGCCACAGGCAATGCGATTCAACGATGTGAACTGTTTTCTATTATTCTGCCGGCGGTAACTGCTGATGAAGTCTTTTTAGGAGAGTTCTCGGATGAGTCTCCCGAAAGTAGTGCTTGTTCGAGAGACGCGCTGGATAGTAACATAGCGTCGTTGAAAGACCTCGCTCTCAAGCTATCCAAGTTAAAGGCGGTCACCTCAGAACTACGGACCGCGTCGCTCCACTTCAGTCGCAGGTCGAGTTCCGAAGCAGCGCTGTGTAGCTTGTTGGCTGCGGCATTTCTCGAATCACTTGTTCGAGAGAACGAGAATACGGCAGATGTCCAGGCGCTGTTCGAGTGTGTTGCAGGATTCGACAACGTTCCGGAGAGAACTCTTCAATTGTTAATGCAATTAAGGACGACCGCATATATTCGGGATGCAGCCGGCAAGAGCGTTCCACAACTTGCGATGGTTCCGCGAGATATTGTGTCTGCAATCGCGACTGGGATCAGTCGAGGAAAACATAAAACCCACTCAATTCCGAAATGGTGCTTTGTTCCGCCGGGTGATCCAGAATTGTTTTATGAACTTGCGATGGTGGTTGACGATAGCAACATTGATATCACTCGCAGTATTGAGCTGCGACCGAGCCAAAGGGACATTTTCAATGCTTTTCGAAAAGGCGAAGCAAAGTCATTTAGCAGAAAACTGAGAAGTGATTTGTTTCGAGTCGCTTTCAATGATGCTCTGATTGCGTTTGGCGAAGGAGACAATGCCGATTCGCTGCTGTCGGCTTCAATGGACCTCGGTCTCAAAGCACTTGGTTCGGACGACTTGGAGTTGGCTTCGCGTGCAATGGTTTTCTTTGCCGACTTTTCACGTGTCGCGGAAAATCAGAATGTCAACTTGAGCCTACCTCCTGGCTTTGACCAAATTCGGAAAACTGCTAAACCGATTTTTGCCGAACGTGTTTCCGTTTTTGGAGTAGATATTGTTAATGAATACGCTTTGTGTCAGAAGTTGCATGTTTTGTGTCTAGAGGCGATGGCGAGTCAAGAATAAAACCGATCAAAGGGGAAGGGGGTAGATCCCTGTGAATTCAAATCCGAAACGCAATTTTGACGGAAATGCAAATTTCGGTTACCCACGTGACTTGAGAAAGGTGAACTGAGCAAGAAGGATGTTTGGAATCTAACCGCCAAGCAGCCTCAACCTGCTCAGTCACCATGTCTCATCTTAGCATCGAAGAACGTATTGTCATCTCTGGATTACATCGCAAGGGCTATTCGCAGAAAGATATTGCTCGAGAGATTGAGCGGAACCCATCGGTCGTCTGTCGTGAACTTCAACGCGATCGAAATCTAGGCGGCGGGTATAACGCGATGCTCGCGCACCGAAAGGCGGTTCACCGTAACCGTACACCAGCACCAGTTGGGCGCTTGGGGTTGGTTACTTTTTGCGGGTTCGGCGGCGGGCGCGGCGAGTTTTCTTGCGGTCGGCGGCTTGGCGACGTTCGTCGTCGCGGTATTGCCGGATCGATTCGGGATGTTCTGCCTTCCAGGCATGGGGCGTCATTGATTGCCAGTCGGTTTCGCCGGATAGCGCACGCCGCAGGACATCATCCAAGTACGCTCGCACGTCCAAGTTGTTGCGGATCGCGCTCCCGATGATTGTCATTAAGTTTGCAGCCCGTTCGCCCGCGGCCACCGAGCCTTTGAACATCCAGTTCTTGCGACCCGTCGCCACCCGCTTCATCAACTGCTCGCAGTCGTTGTTGTCCAGCGGGATCGATACATCTTCGGTAAAACGATGGAGTGCCTCCCAGTGCCGACGGACGTAGGCCGCCGCCATCCCAAGGTTGCTCTTGGGAAGCACCTTCGGTGACTGCATCGCTTCACTGGAAAGATAGGCTTCGATCTGATCCAGAACATGACGTGACAGGCTTTGGCGTCGCGAAAGTTGCTCCGGCGCAGTAAGGTGTTTGCATTGATCCTCCACGTCGTAAAGATTTCCAATCAACGACTCAAGTTTCGCCACTTGGATCGGGAACGCACTGCGGCACTCGTCGATCTTGCGACGCGCATGTGCCCAGCACGCTGCGAAAGTGATTCGCGAGTCGCTTCGTATTTGGATCTTCTGAAATCCCGACCAACAGTCGCCAATCAGGTTACCTTCAAAGTCACTCAGCACGTCGTCCGGACCATCACGGTGACGGCTAACCGTGAAGTCGAAAGCGACAACCGGAAGCCGTGAAGCGTAGTAGCCCCAGAAGTTCGCTTTGATGCTTGGCTTGCCTGTGGTCATCGCCTTCTCGAGGACCTCGGTGATACGTTTACCGCGCGGGTGATCCGATAAGTCCGGCATCGCGGCGGGCGTAATCAACAGCACGCCGGTGTCATCACAGCCAACGGTGGGATCTTGTTTCAGAATGCTCTGCAAGTGCTCGGCGAGCGGACGCAGGGCGAACTCGACGGCCGTTTCGATGTTCTGCAGTGTGCTGCGACTGGGCGTCCAGCCGCTGGCCCCGAACATGTCTTGTTGACGATAGAACGGCAGGTGATAGAAGTACTTCCAGGCCACCACCTCGACACCGATCGAGGCGTCGAAGCGATCCCATTCGACGAGGCCCGTGGGCCGCTCGGGGCTGACGATGCCTTGCGCTTTGTCGGTTGGGTGGACGTATTTGGCATACTTGGTTAGTCGGACTTTGAGATCCGCGGGAACCCACTCCAGCGTTTCAACTTCGTCATAGCCGATCAGGGTCAAGCCTTCGCGTTTTCCTTCGGGCACATCGACGATGCGTTCATAGCGCGGCAAATGTTCGGGGAACTTGCGGTCGCCGGTTGCGGAGCGATTTCGTCGTCGCTTCTTCTTGTCTTCTTCGGCATCGTCAACAATTTGTCGAGCGTCGCAGATCGCTTCTTCGAGTGCGCTGATGACTTCGGGCGTGGGCTCTTCGCCCAAGTCGAAATGCAGCTGGCCGTCACAGTCGATGCGTCGCTCACTCTTGCGACCAAAAAGTTGCTTGAGAAGTTTCTCGATCGTCAGGTTCAGCTCGATGTTCTTCTCGTCGAGTTTGTCACGGTCGGACTTAAGTTCTAAGACGCTGTGGGCTTGTTCCTCAATCAGCTTGTCTTTCAACTCCAGTGCGACGGCTTGTTTTTGAATCAACGCATGAGCAGCATCGAGGTCGGCGGGGAGTGGTTTGGGATCCATGATGGCGACATTATAAAGTTCGCCACCAAAAGCGCAAGTGCGTCCCCACGAAAGTCCAAAAGAAAACCGGCCCCGCGAGAATGTTCTCACGAAGCCGGTTGATGCGAAGTGGAACTGATTGATGCGAAGTGGAACTGGCCGGCCAGACGGCCCTACGCCACCATTCGCTTGCGTCTTGTCTTGGCCGATTTCAGTGAGACGCCTGCGATCCACATGGCCAGTTCGACCGAATCGATCGTGACGTGCGTTTGATCACAGGGAGGCGTTGGCAGCTCGACGGTGCCTTGCTCGAGTCGCCTGTACCACAAGGTCAATCCACCAGTCTCCCACCAGAGGGCTTTGATGCGGTCTCGCTTTCGATTGACAAACAGAAACAGCGAACCGTCGGTGACGCTCTTGCCCAACGAGGTGGTGACGATTCCGGTCAGACCATCAAAGCCTTTTCGAAAGTCGACCGGCTCGGTGCACAGATAGATCGGCATGCCATCAGGCAATCCGATCATGGTTGATCCTTGCGCAGTGGATTCGGCTGAGAATCAGTTGGCACTTCGATACGAATGCGGATGCCACCGGGAAGTTCAATCGTCGCGTTCGCGAGATTGGCTGCGGGAGCGGGGCGATCCGGTGTGGCTTGAAACGAGACGGGCACAAACTTGGCCACGACGGGGACTTTCGGATCCCGCGTCGACCGCAGCTTGCGTTTCCAGTTGTAGAAAGACGGCTGCGAAACACCTTCGGCGGAACAGAATTGAGCGACCGTCATCTGAGCTTGCTCAAATCGTTGCAGACGCTCCGTCCAAAGCTTCGCGGTTTCGGCTCGATTCATAGGGTTCTCCATTGGGAAGCAAGGTAAACCCAATAGCCTAAAACCTGCGCCTACAATGGTTTTGGTGTACGGTTACGGTTCACCGACGATCCCAGCCCACCTCTCCTCTCAAGATGGACCGTCCCGAAGTGTTCGGAGCCGTGGCCCAAATGCTAGAGGAGACATTGTCACCCGAGCAGATCAGTGGAGTCCTGAAGGGCAATGGTGGTGCTGTCAGAATCAGTCATCAGACAATCTACAAGTACGTGTGGACATTGCCCAAAGATCACCCTCACCGACGGGCTTTAAGGCGTCGGGGAAGGCGCCCACGCAGGGCGAAACCTGGCTTTATCAACAAGGCCATCAAGAACCGGGTCTCCATTCACACAGCGTCCCAAAGTTGCCAACCATCGCAAGCGGTGCGGTGACTGGGAGCTCGACCTGATGACCTGCGCAAAGCTGAGTAGTTATCTGATCACGGCTGTCGACAGGAGGTCTCGGTACACACTGATCAGAAGGGTTCGCAACAAGCAAAGCGGAAGGGTGATGGAAGGTATCCTGAAGATGTTCGAGGACATCGACCCGTCGATCATCAAGACGATGACGTTCGACAATGGAAACGAGTTCTATTACCACCGCATGCTGACAGAGCAACTGGGAGTGAAAGTATACTTTGCAGACCCGTACAAGAGTGGCCAACGAGGAACCAACGAAAACACGAACGGATTGATTCGACAGTTCTTTCCAAAGACCATGACCTATGCAATGATAAACCCTCAAGCGGTGCGTCGCGTACAGGACCTACTTAACGACCGTCCACGAAAAACTCACGGATACAAGCCTCCTTCTGCATTCATCGGATGACACACGAAAATTGCGTTTCGGATTTGAATTCACAGTTTCTGGTTTACTAGCCGATGCGCCGGAGTTAAACGACGCTCGACGAGGCCGCCGCAAGTCGGCCTTTCTCATTGGCGGGCAGACGGCCCGTCACACTCTTCGGCTGGATGCAGCCATGTGCATCGTTTCGAGCGGGCGTGAGCTCGAGCGTTAGCGAATGGCGAACGAGCGCAGCGACAGAAAGGGAATCCTGGAATTGCCCACGACCATCTTGACTTCCCGTGCTCGAGTTCAGACTGCTTGCCTCGCCTGAGCCGTTTCGGTTCTTTCGGTTGGTGTATGATGGCAATCGCGAAGAATGCTCGCCAACACGATTGCTGCCGGTTCTTCTGTTAACGACTTATTAGTCAATGAAACGCAAAGAGTGCTGGCGGCGAACTACTGCATTTCCTGAGTCCAACGGCAGACGGTATGCAAGGCGGCCCTCCCGAGAAACCAATAACAGAAGCATACCTGATGCCACTTCGTATCCTTGGCTTTGTTGCATTGTGTTTGGCAGTCACTACCATCGCAATGGTCGTTTTTCCCCGCACGCCAGTGCGAGCTCCTTACGTCATTGGTAAAGACGGGCAGATTGTGGTTCAAGCGGAGCAATACCATGCCAAAACGGCGGCCAACGGCAACGAGTGGATCGAGGCGCCGACAAATTCAGTGCTACCGAATGGAGTAAATTTCGAAAACGCTTCGGGCAGCGGAAACAAGAAACGGTTCATGCAATTGCAGTCGAGTAATGGATCGTTTCCTGCGACATACCGCGGCACAGGGTCGGGCGCTTCGATGGACTATGAGATCCATTTTGAGATCCCTGGCATCTACCGACTGTACTTGCGTTGGGACGGATACGATGGTGCATCGGACTCGATTTATGCTGGATTCGTAGAACTCGCGGATGGCGTCGGCGGTGAAAACGCTGATTGGTACGAGGACAGCGGGCATGTCGCTTCCGACTTCGAACAGTCAAGCTGGGATGGTCTTGGCGAGGCAGAGGTCGATGCTGCCGTTGCTTCTCAAAATGCCATGAAGTTCACGATCCCATCCAGCGGGACCTACACGCTACGAATTGTGGGGCGAGAAAATGGAGTTAGCTTGGATGCGCTCCGCATACAATTAGCGTCGCTCGGCGATCCAAATTCGCTGTCCGCGAACGGTGAGAATATCGTCATTGGCAAGGAAGACTTTAGTTACAACGATGGCCCTATTGCGGATCAATCGGGTGGCCTGAACTGGGACTTCAACAATTCGGTCCGAAGCGATAGCCTCAACGGATCTAACCAGAGACCGTCAAAATGGGAGGCGGTAGAGGGTGTATCATGGATCGCCACAAACCAGCTCAACACACAGGAATCGGCCGTCATTCGCGCATATGGCTTCCCCGACGACGGCATTGCATCTGTGAACCAAGGTAGCAGCACTCGTTGGAAATCAGTTTATTACCGCGTCTCTCTGACCCGCGCCTCGGGTGCTACATGGTGTGGAATCAGTTCCTGCGATTCAATGAAAAAACGAGTTTTCTTTGGTGTCCCGTCAGACCCAGACCCAGCTTCTGGCGTACGAGCCTTCGCCGTTTCAACGCTCGACACGAATTACTCAGCCATCGTCGCGGAGGACGATAAGAGCCATACGTTGGTCACGAAAGTCGACTTTGCGAATGATGTCGTTTGCCTCTGGGTTGATCCCGATCTCTCGCAGCCTGAGCCTAAACCAGATGCCGCCTGGCCGTACCTTGGTGAGGATTCGAGTTCCGCTGTCAGCCTGAGTTCTGGGGGTAGCGCGCCGACGAGTTGGGATGATCTGTGTGTCGGCACAAGTTGGAGTGCGATCCAGCGAGCGTTCCCACAGAGAACTCCGGCTTCCAATCCAGATGTTGTGATTGCCAATGAGAATTTCGACTATCGGGGTGGCACCATCAGTGGCCTGAACGGCGGAGTGGGATGGGATTTTGACAATGAGAATGGCGATGGCTTCGTGGGACACACCCAGCAGGTTTCAGCATGGAGCAATGTGTATGGCAAGCCGTTTCTCTTCTCGGGTCGTCTCGGCACAGAGCACTCTAGTGCCAAACGCGGATATGGAAGCTCAAACGATGACTGTCTATTCAGCAGCAATCCATCATCAGCATTTCAAACGCTCTATTACCGGTTCGAGATGCAGCGCACTGGCGCAAATATCACCTGGAGCGGCATGAGCGTTTATGATGACGATACTGAGCGGTTCTTAGTCGGCGTACCGTTCGCAGCCAACTCCAGCAGTGGTCAGCGTGAGCTTGGAATTCACGATCTCGGCAACAATACTTACTCCTACTCTGGCATTGAACCGGAGCCTGACAAAAAGTTCCAAATCGTTGCCAAGGTAAACTTCGCTACGAACCTGGTTTCCATGTTCGTAAATCCCGATTTCACTCAAGAAGAACCGACAAAGCCGTCGGCCAGGTTGGCTATCGCTGACTTGAAAAGTAACGCAATCAGATTCGGTTCGGACAGCGACGAAGCTACTTATTGGGACAGAGTCGTCGTCGCGACGAGCTGGAAATCGCTGCAGAGCGTTTCCTATCCTGTCAGTTTGCCTACCGAGGGCTTGGATCTGACTATTGGCAGCGAAAAATTTGACTATCTCGACGGATCGATTGGCACTCAAGAAGGCGGTCAGCACTGGGACTTCCAAAATACTAAATCATCTGAATTCTCCAACGACTTTTCGGACTGGGATGTGTCGTTTGGGTCACCTACCGTCGAAGGCGGCATCCTACGCACTCGGGAAGCCGGCGCACTGCGGCAGTTCAACGGTGTGGAATCGGAGGGCGCGATCAATGCTAGTGAAAAAACATCATTCCAGAAAGTCTACGTTCGCTTTGACATGACGCGTTCCGCGGGTGCATCCTGGAGCGGCATGTCCTTGTTCGACTTTGAGAATGAACGTCTTCTATTTGGTGTCCCCACTGCAAAAAACCCCGCGTCGAACGCATTCGAGTTCGCAGTCCTTGACACATCAGCAGGTCACACCTACTCAGGCGTCAGACCCACCGATGGCGAGAGCTGCACCATCGTCGCAAAGCTTGATTATGTTGCCGACACGCTTTCGATGTGGATTGAACCGGACATGAGTCTACCGGAAGACTCCAATACTCCTGCAATCGTTCGATCTTTCGCGGGTGACTACTGGACTACTGCGCTACGCCTTGGATCTGGCGGTCCAGGTCCGGTCGACTGGGATAACTTGGCGGTAGGTACGTCTTGGCGTGGCATCCAGAATGCGATTGGCCCATTACAGGCAATGGCCGATTCGATCACCATGCGACACTCGGAAAAGGTTCGCCTGGATGTTCTACAAAATGACGTTGGCGCTGGCACAATTGAAATCGTTGATCCACCAGCAAACGGCGATGCTTCCATCGACTCCCAAGGACGCGTCAGCTATCATCACATTAACGGCACCCCTGCCAATGATTCTCTCACCTACCGCCTGGTCGGCGTCGATGGCGAAAAATCTGCGGCCAGTACTGTCACATTTGATTTTGCACCGGATCAGCGGATTCAGAACGTTACATCCATTGTTCCGCTTCTGCCACCGGCCACCGAAATGGCTGTCATTGACGCGATTCCTGGTGTGAAATTCGCATCCCCGACTTGCTTCGCCTTCGTTCCAGATACGAACAAGCTCGTGGTGGGAGAGCGCGGTGGCAAGATTTGGATGGTCCCGAGCGTCATCCCGACTGGGGCCTCTAGGCAACTTTTTCTTGATCTAGCCATGATCGTCAATTCCCGAGCCGGAGAGGAGTTTACGGACGACGGCAACGAACTTTGCCTTAAAAGCATCGCCTTTCATCCGGACTTCACAACCAACCGACAGTTCTTTGTCGCTTACTGCTTGAAGGTCAACGGCCAGCCTCATGTAAGAATCTCTCGATTCACCGCGAGAGACGAAAACGTTGACTTCGCTGATCCGACCAGCGAACAGCCCTTGATTTCACAGTTTAATCCTTCGCCAATACATAACCTCAATTCTTGTCGCTTCGGACCAGACGGATACTTTTATTTTAGCAGCGGCGATGCTGGAGGTCTCGGTGACGATAATGATAACGCTCAACATATCGACAAGGATTTCTGGGCGGGCATCTTCCGTATTGATGTCGATCGACTACCGACTAATCTCGAACCAAACGCGCATCCGTCCATAGCCCTCGATCAAGATCACCATGCGTTTTTCAAGGTCCCTGTCGACAACCCATTC
Protein-coding regions in this window:
- the tnpA gene encoding IS66 family insertion sequence element accessory protein TnpA, with product MNRAETAKLWTERLQRFEQAQMTVAQFCSAEGVSQPSFYNWKRKLRSTRDPKVPVVAKFVPVSFQATPDRPAPAANLANATIELPGGIRIRIEVPTDSQPNPLRKDQP
- the xerC gene encoding site-specific tyrosine recombinase XerC, with the translated sequence MMSRKRNRKPVPPVDEIKFGFQHFINVHIDDLRARNYSELTIDNRSKYIRRFALWCIARGITQPNEITKPILERFQRHLYQHRTEQDKPLSFRSQYTHLSSLRAWFKWLARKNYLLFNPASELDLPKLGHRLPKAVLTAGEAEQVLAQPNIAEPLGIRDRAILETFYSTGIRRGELANLRIDDIDSERRTIMIREGKGKRDRIIPIGKRALSWITVYIESARGELLCNQAEPTLFLTNEGGPINPDSLTEYVRRYIDQSEIGKRGSCHLFRHTMATLMLEHGADIRYIQAMLGHAKLTTTEIYTQVSIRKLRQIHELTHPADHDREEPDPDDLKANSGDDNDADD
- the tnpB gene encoding IS66 family insertion sequence element accessory protein TnpB (TnpB, as the term is used for proteins encoded by IS66 family insertion elements, is considered an accessory protein, since TnpC, encoded by a neighboring gene, is a DDE family transposase.) — translated: MIGLPDGMPIYLCTEPVDFRKGFDGLTGIVTTSLGKSVTDGSLFLFVNRKRDRIKALWWETGGLTLWYRRLEQGTVELPTPPCDQTHVTIDSVELAMWIAGVSLKSAKTRRKRMVA
- a CDS encoding IS66 family transposase, which produces MDPKPLPADLDAAHALIQKQAVALELKDKLIEEQAHSVLELKSDRDKLDEKNIELNLTIEKLLKQLFGRKSERRIDCDGQLHFDLGEEPTPEVISALEEAICDARQIVDDAEEDKKKRRRNRSATGDRKFPEHLPRYERIVDVPEGKREGLTLIGYDEVETLEWVPADLKVRLTKYAKYVHPTDKAQGIVSPERPTGLVEWDRFDASIGVEVVAWKYFYHLPFYRQQDMFGASGWTPSRSTLQNIETAVEFALRPLAEHLQSILKQDPTVGCDDTGVLLITPAAMPDLSDHPRGKRITEVLEKAMTTGKPSIKANFWGYYASRLPVVAFDFTVSRHRDGPDDVLSDFEGNLIGDCWSGFQKIQIRSDSRITFAACWAHARRKIDECRSAFPIQVAKLESLIGNLYDVEDQCKHLTAPEQLSRRQSLSRHVLDQIEAYLSSEAMQSPKVLPKSNLGMAAAYVRRHWEALHRFTEDVSIPLDNNDCEQLMKRVATGRKNWMFKGSVAAGERAANLMTIIGSAIRNNLDVRAYLDDVLRRALSGETDWQSMTPHAWKAEHPESIRQYRDDERRQAADRKKTRRARRRTRKK
- a CDS encoding IS30 family transposase; this encodes MALSTRPSRTGSPFTQRPKVANHRKRCGDWELDLMTCAKLSSYLITAVDRRSRYTLIRRVRNKQSGRVMEGILKMFEDIDPSIIKTMTFDNGNEFYYHRMLTEQLGVKVYFADPYKSGQRGTNENTNGLIRQFFPKTMTYAMINPQAVRRVQDLLNDRPRKTHGYKPPSAFIG